Genomic DNA from Schistosoma haematobium chromosome 1, whole genome shotgun sequence:
CCCCATCTTAAATTTTAGTAAAAAGGACGAATAGGAAAAGTGAAATTGATATTCAACTAATGTTTCATcatagctctctctctctctctctctctatatatatatatatatatatatatatatatatatatatatcatttagaGTAAAATAATACTGATCGAGTGGTTGCGTTACGTAATTACGCAATGTAGCAACTGTATGATTTTTCGGACGATTGCTTTTACCATAATTTTTTGTTCCGACTACTCAGTGGTATTTGATAATCAAGGTGGCATTATACATTTATTGAGTAATACAACTACTTGATGGGTACTATCTCATTGTCGCGAACTACATATATATGGAATCGTGGGGAAAAACTAATTGAAGAGAAATTTTTCTCGTTCTATAGGCTTTTTTAACAAAATGTACAGGAATTTAAGTCTGAAAAGGTTGATTATGGTCATGTATACATAGCACCTAATTGCGTAGCACTCTATTGAAGCTTTAGATCGATCAAAAACTACAATAAAGCTACAGCCTAACTGTTGTCACCCTTCAACAACATGTATACGTGTTTTTATGCGACCCGCAGCTTCCGGTGCAGTGCTGATACACTACACCTGCCCAAACCGAATCAAGTAGGGCGGGTTTCGGGAATGCAATCTATTGTCAAAAAGAAGTGGAGAAATACCAAGACTAACCGTTTTCAAATGAGTCTAATAACTAAAAGGCCTAAATTCCTCCTGGTAAGGCACTAGATTTACTACAAAACTTAACGTTCCATTCAAATCGGTTTTAGTTTGACCTATCCAGACACAAACAGATGTCAATTTCATTTAAGAGGATTATGATCAATACGAGACTTCTTTGAGAAAAAATATAATTGTTATGGGTTCCAGCAAGCATAAAAATAGAGTCGTTTGAAACCtcttgatttttatttatacGACTAGGACATGGATAACCTGCCTTCGCAATGTTATGAAAATATACTGAAATAACATGAAAACTCTAGAGGTTCAACTTACGCTACCAAAATACTTATCTAAAAGTTCCACATATCTGTGGATTATTTCCAAAGTCAATAGCTCATTGTCCTGGGGTTCAACTGCAGCACAGAAGTATAGACTAGCATAACTAAAAACGTTAATTATAAAACCAGAATGAACGTGCCGACGATAAACAACTTTCAAGTCCTTccattcaataaatgaacacATTTTTGGCTTTCGTGAAAGCACAATTGTAGTGAGATCGcgtaaaatttttttcttttctttttcagaaTAGGAAATATACCACTTTTGGAGCCTTAATTTTCCCTGGCGGCTAAACAAGATCATAAATTGCATCTAAAAATTAACAATTGAGAATGCTTTCAGAATTACCATCTTAGCAAGAACAGGTTTTAACAGATGAGTTGGAAATACGTCAGAATGGAAATAACCGCCAGTTACACGCCCAAAGGCGACCCTGAGATTCTGtcggtttcaaattgttttgtaAAACCGAAGAAATTTTCTCCTTTACTGCTAGTGATGATTGTATTAAAATATCCACATAGTGCAGAAGTTATGGGTACAAGATGGAAAACTGAATCATCAACTCATTCAAagactgacatcagggaatggaaattcatcaaacagtccttgaggcttaaaaacatactgactcagcatgtgacgagactagccaagaaggacggtgattcCAGACCCCGGCTAATGAAGATAACTGCCCAATCCTCCCACacggcggctgcaactctggagGCCTTTCGTGCCAATAGACGTCGGTTGCCagctggaatccacatgcacccagATAGTCCatatgaagctaggaccaagcACAAAAGCAAGTccgagctgaccattccacttgtggactgtctcgATGgcaaaaaaacgtgtaaagaaCAGGGCCTACCAACTCAGCAAACATTATATAggtaggctacctgtccattcacgtaaggctcaaACAGACAAACAAgaagaagctcacgcgtttcaaatCGAAAGCATAAACTCCTTatacatgaacgccgcgagtctaccaaacaaaatgtatgagctacgtgaacttagcaatacTCATAAGGCTCATTTAATAGGAATAACTGAAACTTGGAcatctcagttctcggaccaggaGTTAGCAGTgcctgggatgtctttgtttcgcaacgacagaaaatcaGGAATTGGGGGTGGAGTAGCCATGTACACACGTTCTTGCTTGGAGGTACATcaagttcataacctcgagtttaacaatcttgaggaatccatatggtgctctgtaagattgtctgcTACTTCGACGTGTCTAGTCGGACTCATATATAGGAAGCCCACCGCCGACATCGAGCACgacagtcgtatgctggaaggactatcccgctctactcgtcccggtttcacacacatcctgattctaggggactttaatctccctagagtcaacttcgcggaacacacgtatactggaggcgacagctcaattgaagctcggttcttcaacctcatcgatgacttgggattgttcgaaaatgtgaggtcggcaactcgttagAGAAAAGGTCAGACACCATCGCACTTAGACTGTGTACTCACAACCTTTCAATCCTGGCTCCCccgggaaaaagcgatcatgtcgtcatagccttcagttttgtcagcaaaactaagctaagataccccaccaataacttgcgttggaattttaaacagttaaatgtgccagctctacacgactatctacaacaggtggtttgagGTGTTCACCCCCAACTCGACGtagacggtcattgggacttcttactgcacacgctcttacgtgttacaaaccattcagttcctcaaacggttcccaaaagctgcaagccaccttcAATAATCAAGAActgtacccttcgcctgctaagctgcgaaaggcactgttgggcggaatacaaacgaattGACAATGACGCAGCGTACgggcaatataaacataaaaggaacatatgcacgaaggctataagaggaGACAGgtttcagtaccagacaaaccttatggacaaatttgcctctaatcctaaaagcttattccgttatgcagcctctcttcgtcaagccaaaacaggagtttcccaactgctaggtattagcggcccgaccaacaacgatggcgacgccgctaaccttctggctgagCATTACTctcagacatttcaaccgaccgacattaactttactgatgacagtttcgtttcgttccgaagtgaacctaagcgctaACTTAGTGTTTCGGAAACTGCGGCACTTAAaattagacacttctcctggcccggacatggtccattccgccatactgagggaagcagcctcaatcttggtaacgccgcttagcgtaatgttctcacactcgctaagtcgaggaaaactaccggaaaattggaggctggctcacatcacaccaattttcaaaggggATCGaagcagcgaaccttcaagttaccgaccggtggccCTTTCCTTCCCTTCCCTTCAAAAATCacggagtccctgatatgcgatggtataaatgactatttactgtccttaaatttcttctcaccccaacagcatggtttcaggaagggttactcttgtattaccaacctgctgactgctgtggacagatggacaagcatccttgatcacaagggaaaggttgatatccTCTATCTAGATtcctcaaaagcttttgataaggttaaccatacatgtcttatcaataagcccAAACggttgggtatcagaccacctatgatcgattggctcacttcatacctgaaagatcgacattttaaggtcagggttaatttcactttatctcaggctatggaatgtcctagtggggtcccccagggctcagtactagggcctcttctcttcttgatctacataaatgatcttcctcaacaggtaacgtcagacttattactttttgccggaGACGTGAAACTtcggagagagatacgcaaccaagacgatatacaggcacttcaggaggatctgactcgacttcaaagttgggcagacgataaaggaattacctttaacacttcaaagtgtaaactAGTCCacctgcgacatgtcgcaaactacagttacaacttaggaaactcctctctagtagtatcccaagtcgaaaaagatttaggagtcctggtgccccatgatttgaagtcttacgctaactgtgacaaaaatgccttccgagcaaaccttgcactggcaacattgaagcgcatttttggccagtttgacggaagaactttccatataatcttcaatagttttatccgtccccatttagagtacggaaacatagtatttcccctcattccaaaaggataaggacacccttgagcgtatccaacggcgagccacgaaatcagctCGAGgattcaaatttaaaccttacgaagagcgcctccattcacttaacctttacccattagagtatagacgtcttagaggtgacattctgatggcttatagtatccttaacacttctgaacatcctctcaaacacctacttaagcttagttccaacactaacctaagaagtagcacccaaaaactggagacaTAACATAGCAGaatggactgtagacacaacttctactccttaagagttgtcaaatgctggaattcgctgccgagCGAGCGAGTCCAAGCAACTTCCCATGAGatctttaagaggcaacttgatctattcttaaggactaaggatagtatcacactatgatttactaatttcttttcctgttttattgttaacatacctaggttcctgcctggaggatttggtgatcccctgctactagacacggaagcctgttaagcgaaagcttcttctattccgtccacaaccatttgaaccatttgatttTCGTGAACACTCAAGACTACAGAATTAGATTCAGATTTGTTTAGTAAGGAtggaaggcctacggcctaagTTTTTCCCTGTCTATAAAGCTTTTGTGAGTGTCTATTCTTCTCTTGAATGAATCAAGTGAAGATGCGGATACCTGTGcttcgggtaacaggttccaagaattgattcaaatgtttcaaatagttgtg
This window encodes:
- the AP1S2_2 gene encoding AP-1 complex subunit sigma-2 (EggNog:ENOG410V4B8~COG:U), whose product is MNLRVAFGRVTGGYFHSDVFPTHLLKPVLAKMMQFMILFSRQGKLRLQKWYISYSEKEKKKILRDLTTIVLSRKPKMCSFIEWKDLKVVYRRHVHSGFIINVFSYASLYFCAAVEPQDNELLTLEIIHRYVELLDKYFGSVCELDIIFHFEKAYYVLDEFMLGGEVQETGKESALNDIDMQDLIQEEEAPQGFFEEQGGV
- the AP1S2_2 gene encoding AP-1 complex subunit sigma-2, variant 2 (EggNog:ENOG410V4B8~COG:U) — its product is MNLRVAFGRVTGGYFHSDVFPTHLLKPVLAKMMQFMILFSRQGKLRLQKWYISYSEKEKKKILRDLTTIVLSRKPKMCSFIEWKDLKVVYRRHVHSGFIINVFSYASLYFCAAVEPQDNELLTLEIIHRYVELLDKYFGSVCELDIIFHFEKAYYVLDEFMLGGEVQETGKESALNDIDMQDLIQEEECKTKEEQADISVVDVSGF